A genomic stretch from Mesoplodon densirostris isolate mMesDen1 chromosome 3, mMesDen1 primary haplotype, whole genome shotgun sequence includes:
- the LOC132485547 gene encoding Golgi-associated RAB2B interactor protein 3-like: MSSGSSPHYMANSYCSVGVLRTSMGVLQRQLYEGGEYDIFKYAPMFESDFIQVSKEGELIDLDNRVRRVTVGVASTSPLFPLPDVMLLARTTKVCEEHVRCARITKGRGCKPVKTLELTRLLPLKFVKISIHNREKQQLCLNLATGRTFYLQLCPSSDAQKDLFSHWEKLVYILRPPVVSYSSTPMLQTG, encoded by the coding sequence atgagcagtgggagttcacctcattacatggccaatagctactgttcagtgggggtgttgaggacctccatgggggtcctgcaacgacaactgtacgagggaggagagtatgacattttcaagtacgctcccatgtttgagagcgactttatccaggtcagcaaggaaggagaactgattgacctagacaaccgcgtccgaagggtgactgtgggcgtcgcatccaccagccccctcttcccactacctgacgtcatgctgctggcccgaacaacgaaagtctgtgaagagcatgtcagatgcgcccggatcaccaaggggagaggttgcaagcccgtgaagaccctagagctcaccaggctgcttcccttgaagtttgtcaagatctccatccacaaccgtgagaaacagcagctgtgcctgaatcttgctaccggccgtactttctatctgcagctgtgcccctcttccgatgcacaaaaagacctcttttcccattgggaaaagcttgtctatatcctgagaccaccggtagtcagttacagcagtaccccgatgctccaaactgga